In Nicotiana tabacum cultivar K326 chromosome 11, ASM71507v2, whole genome shotgun sequence, a single window of DNA contains:
- the LOC142165830 gene encoding uncharacterized protein LOC142165830 — protein sequence MNWLFWNVRGANKKYKQKELRKYLKTKHLTLKGITKTKVKVHKAHTVATVVAPNWGFQNNYLSAPNGRIWLLWGNSLYTVDKLREEAQLLHCQVTITTSNKPCVITIIYGYNTCDQRKDMREALKELDQGINMMWLIVGDFNAILYPHDRLFGNPVQYGEIKDFNDCIHDLMLNEVKYCGKSVAAEIHQLEDEKYMLNSQWSDNLVEKERTTLQNLEKWSLFEENIMKKKSRVKWIQLGDSNTKYFSVVVKERSQKKLIKEITSLEGMTLTEPNDIQEEIVNFYKSLIGSSTEKLPAINIVNMKAVLTLTQQQKLDLISPVSKEKIQRGLESIGEDKAPGIDGYNATFFKKAWGITKEEVCESVNEFFNNGKMYKAINCTAITLLPKNDKPTTVKEYRPIVCCTVLCKLISKAITTRLKKVIASLISESQANFIPERKIGDNIILSHELVKAYTRKHMSPRCMIK from the exons ATGAATTGGCTCTTTTGGAATGTAAGGGGAGCAAACAAAAAGTATAAACAAAAGGAATTGAGAAAGTACTTAAAGACAAAACATCTTACATTAAAAGGGATAACAAAAACAAAGGTCAAAGTGCATAAAGCTCATACTGTAGCAACAGTTGTGGCTCCCAACTGGGGATTTCAAAACAATTATCTTAGTGCACCTAATGGAAGAATTTGGTTACTATGGGGCAATAGCTTATACACAGTAGATAAGCTGAGAGAAGAGGCCCAATTACTACACTGTCAAGTTACTATAACAACATCTAATAAACCATGTGTTATAACTATCATCTATGGATATAACACATGTGATCAAAGAAAGGATATGCGGGAAGCTCTTAAAGAACTGGATCAAGGAATAAATATGATGTGGTTAATTGTTGGAGACTTTAATGCAATTCTATATCCACATGATAGATTATTTGGAAACCCAGTGCAATATGGAGAGATCAAAGACTTCAATGATTGTATTCATGACTTAATGCTTAATGAAGTTAAATACTG tgGGAAAAGTGTGGCAGCAGAGATTCACCAATTGGAAGATGAGAAATATATG ttaaactCCCAATGGTCTGATAATCTTGTAGAGAAGGAAAGAACTACATTGCAGAATCTGGAAAAGTGGTCCTTGTTTGAAGagaacatcatgaagaagaagTCAAGGGTCAAATGGATTCAGCTAGGggattcaaatacaaaatatttttcagttgtGGTCAAAGAGAGAAGCCAGAAAAAACTTATTAAGGAGATTACATCTTTAGAGGGAATGACTCTTACTGAACCAAATGATATCCAAGAGGAGATAGTGAACTTCTACAAATCCTTGATAGGATCCTCAACAGAGAAGTTACCAGCTATTAATATAGTCAATATGAAGGCAGTACTAACATTAACTCAACAACAAAAGCTAGATCTAATTTCTCCAGTATCCAAGGAGAAAATTCAAAGAGGACTTGAGTCCATAGGTGAAGACAAAGCCCCAGGGATTGATGGATACAATGCTACTTTCTTCAAAAAAGCATGGGGCATCACTAAGGAGGAAGTGTGTGAATCAGTAAATGAATTTTTCAACAATGGAAAGATGTACAAGGCTATCAATTGTACAGCCATTACTTTACTGCCAAAGAATGACAAGCCAACAACAGTGAAAGAATATAGACCAATAGTTTGTTGCACTGTTTTGTGCAAACTAATTTCAAAGGCCATAACAACAAGACTTAAAAAAGTCATTGCTTCCTTAATTAGTGAATCACAGGCTAACTTTATCCCAGAGAGAAAAATTGGAGACAACATCATCCTATCACATGAATTGGTGAAGGCTTACACAAGGAAACATATGTCTCCAAGATGCATGATAAAGTAG